Proteins encoded together in one Labeo rohita strain BAU-BD-2019 chromosome 21, IGBB_LRoh.1.0, whole genome shotgun sequence window:
- the diablob gene encoding diablo, IAP-binding mitochondrial protein b translates to MAAYRRKLFAAGLSCAASLINRSSCQSGRRLAVLPTLLKKNWMTLSVTGALCAVPFFQKPENLSHEELVRRASSLVTDSANTYLSQTTLALLDSLTSYVKAVNHLVNLHKRYVASVSKLSPTEENAFWQVILRQRKEVIDRRKDCKRFESCWMMALKLSEMAGEAAFNAGADQATVTAQNSRQLAQSQVEQVRQLIPETERQLKDSKAEHSVRLQNALSTAMEDEDIPDAYLRED, encoded by the exons ATGGCGGCGTACAGAAGGAAATTGTTCGCTGCTGGACTGAG CTGTGCAGCTTCCTTGATCAACAGAAGCTCCTGTCAGAGCGGCCGCAGACTGGCTGTGTTGCCCACACTTCTcaaaaaaaactggatgaccTTGAGTGTCACAGGTGCTCTGTGTGCTGTTCCATTCTTCCAG AAGCCAGAAAATCTGTCCCATGAAGAGCTGGTACGGAGAGCATCGTCTCTGGTCACTGACAGTGCTAATACTTACCTCTCACAAACTACTTTAGCGCTTCTCGATTCCCTCACAAGTTATGTTAAG GCTGTAAACCATCTTGTGAATTTACATAAGCGCTACGTGGCTTCTGTCAGCAAACTCTCTCCGACGGAGGAGAATGCATTTTGGCAGGTCATTCTTAGGCAGCGTAAGGAG gtAATTGACAGGAGAAAGGATTGCAAACGATTTGAATCCTGCTGGATGATGGCACTCAAACTCTCAGAGATGGCAGGAGAGGCAGCTTTCAATGCAG GGGCTGACCAGGCTACTGTGACAGCACAGAACAGTCGACAGCTGGCACAGTCCCAGGTGGAACAAGTTCGACAGCTGATCCCGGAAACTGAAAGACAACTCAAAGACTCTAAAGCTGAGCACAGCGTGAGGCTTCAAAATGCTCTCAGCACTGCAATGGAGGATGAAGACATCCCAGATGCATATCTACGAGAGGACTAG